The DNA window AACAACAGTAGTGTAAAACGGGGAGGTATGACCGATCAGATCAGACTAGAAAAGGGCGACACTGCCCCCGCTTTTACCCTGCCCAACGATAAGGGCGAGCAGGTCTCGCTCGCAGACTTCGCCGACCAACGCGTCATCGTCTACTTCTACCCGCGCGCAAACACCCCCGGCTGCACCACCGAGGCGTGCGACTTCACCGAGAAGCTCGACGAGTTTTCCAACGCCAAGGTCACCGTAATCGGCATTAGCCCCGATCCGACCGAGAAGCTGGCTGACTTCCGTGCCAAGCACGACCTTGGCGTCGAGCTCCTCGGCGACGAGTCGAAGGAGACGCTCACCGCCTACGGTGCGTTCGGCGAAAAGAAGATGTACGGCAAGGTCACCCAGGGCGTCATTCGCTCGACCTTCCTGGTGGACGTGGATGCCGACGGCGTCGGCACGATCGCCCAGTGCCAGTACAATGTGCGCGCTTCCGGCCACGTCGGCCGCATCCTGCGCGACTGGGATCTCTAGGGCCCTTTTGCTTATCGACGGCACGCCGCCCCATAATGGTCATATCAGTGAACCGAGGGCGGTGCTCGCCGCCGAGACGAAGAAGCAAGTGAGGCCACATGACT is part of the Corynebacterium imitans genome and encodes:
- the bcp gene encoding thioredoxin-dependent thiol peroxidase codes for the protein MTDQIRLEKGDTAPAFTLPNDKGEQVSLADFADQRVIVYFYPRANTPGCTTEACDFTEKLDEFSNAKVTVIGISPDPTEKLADFRAKHDLGVELLGDESKETLTAYGAFGEKKMYGKVTQGVIRSTFLVDVDADGVGTIAQCQYNVRASGHVGRILRDWDL